The proteins below are encoded in one region of Balaenoptera acutorostrata chromosome 11, mBalAcu1.1, whole genome shotgun sequence:
- the APOBEC3A gene encoding DNA dC->dU-editing enzyme APOBEC-3A: MEASTAPGTRCLLDENTFTENFMNQISVRKTYLCYKVEILDGDAWVPLDEYKGFVHNKGANQPGQPCHAELYFLDRIRSWNLDQELHYRLTCFISWTPCHTCAQNLATFLGENSHVSLRIFASRIYSLAGYEAGLRTLQAAGAQIAIMTSKEFEHCWETFVDHQGRPFQPWDELEVVSQHLCEKLQAILQTQQN, from the exons ATGGAGGCCAGCACAGCACCCGGGACCAG ATGCCTGTTGGATGAAAACACCTTCACTGAGAACTTCATGAACCAGATAAGCGTTCGTAAGACCTACCTGTGCTACAAGGTGGAGATCCTGGATGGTGACGCTTGGGTCCCTCTGGATGAGTACAAGGGCTTCGTGCACAACAAG GGTGCTAACCAACCAGGGCAGCCCTGCCATGCGGAGCTCTACTTCCTGGACCGGATCCGTTCTTGGAATCTGGACCAGGAGCTGCACTACAGGCTCACCTGTTTCATCTCCTGGACCCCCTGTCATACCTGTGCCCAGAACCTGGCTACATTCCTGGGGGAGAACAGCCACGTGAGCCTGCGCATCTTCGCCTCCCGCATCTACAGCCTCGCCGGTTACGAGGCTGGGCTGCGCACACTGCAGGCGGCTGGGGCCCAAATCGCCATCATGACCTCTAAGG AGTTTGAGCACTGCTGGGAAACCTttgtggaccaccagggaagaccctttCAGCCCTGGGATGAGCTGGAAGTAGTGAGTCAACATCTATGTGAGAAGCTGCAGGCGATTCTCCAG ACGCAGCAAAACTGA